One window from the genome of Erwinia sorbitola encodes:
- the btuC gene encoding vitamin B12 ABC transporter permease BtuC: MTLLAQQISAAQRRSGLWLCGLGIFCFALLLVSLCAGDRWIPPGEWFTRDAQLFVWQLRLPRTLAVMLVGAALAVAGATMQALFSNPLAEPGLLGVSGGAGVGLVLCILSGISNPWLMSLSAILGALLVTLVLLHFARQHLSSSRLLLAGVALGIICSALMTWAVYFSSSMDLRQLMYWMMGGFSGVDWRYSWLMLALIPVLIWLSSRVRVLNLLALGEVSSQQLGLPLVLWRNLLVMAIGWLVGVSVALAGAIGFVGLVVPHILRLNGLSDHRILLPGCALAGAGVLLAADIIARVALTSAELPIGVVTATLGAPVFIWLLLNHR; the protein is encoded by the coding sequence ATGACGCTGCTTGCTCAACAGATTTCCGCCGCTCAACGACGTTCCGGCTTATGGCTGTGCGGGCTGGGGATATTTTGCTTTGCGCTTTTGCTGGTCAGCCTGTGTGCAGGGGATCGCTGGATCCCGCCGGGGGAGTGGTTTACCCGCGATGCACAGCTCTTTGTCTGGCAGCTGCGCCTGCCGCGCACGCTGGCGGTGATGCTGGTTGGCGCGGCGCTGGCCGTGGCAGGTGCGACAATGCAGGCTTTGTTCAGTAATCCACTTGCTGAACCTGGCCTGCTTGGCGTGTCAGGCGGCGCTGGTGTCGGTCTGGTATTGTGTATTCTCTCCGGTATCAGTAACCCGTGGCTGATGAGCCTGAGCGCTATCCTCGGGGCGCTGCTGGTTACCCTGGTGCTGTTGCACTTTGCCCGTCAGCACCTCTCCAGCAGTCGTTTGCTGCTGGCAGGAGTGGCGCTGGGCATAATTTGCAGCGCGCTGATGACCTGGGCGGTCTATTTTAGCAGCAGCATGGATCTGCGTCAGTTAATGTACTGGATGATGGGTGGGTTTAGCGGCGTTGACTGGCGCTACAGCTGGCTGATGCTGGCGCTTATTCCGGTGCTGATCTGGTTAAGCAGCCGGGTACGAGTGTTAAACCTGCTGGCGCTGGGGGAGGTCTCTTCACAGCAGCTGGGCCTGCCGCTGGTGCTATGGCGCAATCTGCTGGTGATGGCAATTGGCTGGCTGGTGGGGGTCAGCGTAGCGCTTGCCGGAGCAATCGGTTTTGTCGGTCTGGTCGTTCCGCATATTCTGCGGCTTAACGGTCTGAGCGATCATCGTATTCTGTTGCCTGGCTGTGCACTGGCCGGTGCGGGTGTGCTGCTGGCCGCCGATATTATTGCCCGTGTGGCGCTCACTTCCGCTGAACTGCCGATAGGAGTGGTGACAGCAACGCTGGGCGCACCGGTGTTTATCTGGCTATTATTGAACCACCGCTGA
- the pheT gene encoding phenylalanine--tRNA ligase subunit beta: MKFSELWLREWVNPAIDSTALSDQITMAGLEVDGVDAVAGAFHGVVVGEVVECGQHPNADKLRVTKINVGGDRLLDIVCGAPNCRQGLKVAVATVGAVLPGDFKIKAAKLRGEPSEGMLCSFSELGISDDHNGIIELPQDASIGTDIRDYLKLDDSTIEISVTPNRADCLGIIGVARDVAVLNKLPLTAPEMAPVAATVQDTFPIRVEATEACPRYLARVVKGINVNAATPLWMKEKLRRCGIRSIDPVVDVTNYVLLELGQPMHAFDLDRLEGGIVVRMAEEGETLVLLDGNEAKLSSDTLVIADEKKALAMGGIFGGEHSGVNEETQNVLFECAFFSPLSITGRARRYGLHTDASHRYERGVDPALQHTAIERATRLLLDICGGEAGPVIDVTHEASLPVRASITLRREKLDRLIGHVIADAEVSDILRRLGCEVTEGQDEWQAVAPGWRFDIAIEEDLVEEVARIYGYDNIPDVPVQAGLVMTRHREANLSLKRVKALLVDKGYQEAITYSFVDPKIQALLHPGEESLVLPSPISVEMSAMRLSLWSGLLGAVVYNQNRQQSRVRLFESGLRFVPDTQANLGIRQDVMLAGVISGHRNEEHWDLARSPVDFYDLKGDLESLLELTGKLDEIQFVAATNPALHPGQSAAIYLRGEHIGFIGVVHPELERKLDLNGRTVVFELLWDKVADRVLPDASGISRFPANRRDIAVVVAENVPAADIITECKKVGVNQVVGVNLFDVYRGKGVNDGFKSLAISLILQDTSRTLEEEEIAATVAKCVEALKERFQASLRD, encoded by the coding sequence ATGAAATTCAGTGAACTCTGGTTACGTGAATGGGTCAACCCGGCCATTGACAGTACAGCCCTGTCCGATCAAATCACTATGGCCGGTCTGGAAGTGGACGGTGTTGATGCGGTGGCAGGCGCTTTTCATGGCGTGGTAGTTGGCGAAGTGGTCGAGTGCGGTCAGCACCCAAACGCGGACAAATTGCGTGTCACTAAAATCAATGTGGGCGGCGATCGCCTGCTGGATATCGTCTGTGGCGCGCCTAACTGCCGTCAGGGGCTGAAAGTTGCCGTGGCAACCGTGGGTGCAGTGCTGCCGGGTGATTTCAAAATCAAAGCCGCTAAACTGCGCGGCGAGCCGTCTGAAGGGATGCTGTGCTCGTTTTCTGAGCTGGGTATTTCCGACGATCATAACGGTATTATTGAACTGCCGCAGGATGCCTCCATCGGCACCGATATTCGTGATTATCTCAAGCTGGATGACAGCACCATCGAGATTAGCGTTACCCCGAACCGTGCCGACTGCCTGGGTATTATTGGCGTGGCGCGCGATGTGGCCGTGCTGAACAAGCTACCGTTAACAGCACCAGAGATGGCCCCTGTTGCCGCCACCGTGCAGGATACTTTCCCAATCCGCGTTGAAGCGACAGAAGCCTGCCCGCGTTACCTTGCCCGTGTAGTAAAAGGGATCAATGTTAACGCTGCCACGCCGCTGTGGATGAAAGAAAAGCTGCGTCGCTGCGGTATTCGCTCAATCGATCCGGTTGTTGATGTGACCAACTATGTTCTACTGGAACTGGGTCAGCCGATGCATGCCTTCGATCTTGATCGTCTTGAAGGTGGGATCGTAGTGCGTATGGCAGAAGAGGGCGAAACCCTGGTTCTGCTGGACGGCAACGAAGCTAAACTGAGCAGTGATACGCTGGTTATTGCCGACGAGAAGAAAGCGCTGGCGATGGGAGGAATTTTCGGTGGTGAACACTCAGGTGTTAACGAAGAAACCCAGAACGTGCTGTTTGAGTGTGCCTTCTTCAGCCCGCTGTCAATCACCGGCCGTGCGCGCCGCTATGGCCTGCATACCGATGCTTCACATCGCTACGAGCGTGGCGTAGACCCGGCACTCCAGCACACCGCAATTGAACGTGCGACTCGTCTGCTGCTGGATATCTGCGGTGGTGAAGCCGGCCCGGTTATTGACGTGACCCATGAGGCATCCTTGCCTGTGCGCGCCAGTATCACGCTGCGTCGCGAGAAACTGGATCGTTTGATCGGCCATGTGATTGCGGATGCTGAAGTAAGCGATATCCTGCGCCGTCTTGGTTGCGAAGTGACTGAAGGACAGGACGAGTGGCAGGCTGTGGCTCCAGGCTGGCGTTTTGATATTGCCATTGAAGAAGACCTGGTAGAAGAAGTCGCTCGCATCTATGGTTACGATAACATCCCAGACGTGCCTGTACAGGCCGGTCTGGTGATGACCAGACACCGTGAAGCGAACCTCTCCCTGAAGCGTGTTAAGGCATTGCTGGTGGATAAAGGCTATCAGGAAGCGATTACCTACAGCTTTGTTGACCCGAAAATCCAGGCACTGCTGCATCCGGGTGAAGAAAGCCTGGTGTTGCCAAGTCCGATCTCAGTTGAGATGTCGGCAATGCGTCTGTCCCTGTGGAGTGGCCTGCTGGGTGCGGTGGTATATAACCAGAACCGTCAGCAGTCTCGCGTACGTTTATTTGAAAGCGGTCTGCGCTTTGTGCCTGATACACAGGCAAACCTCGGTATTCGTCAGGATGTTATGCTGGCAGGGGTAATTAGCGGCCATCGTAATGAAGAGCACTGGGATCTGGCGCGTAGTCCGGTTGACTTCTATGATTTAAAAGGTGATTTAGAGTCCTTGCTGGAGTTAACCGGCAAACTTGATGAGATCCAGTTTGTGGCAGCGACCAATCCCGCGTTACATCCGGGGCAGAGCGCTGCAATTTATTTACGCGGTGAACACATTGGATTTATTGGTGTAGTGCACCCGGAACTTGAGCGTAAACTGGATCTTAACGGCCGAACCGTGGTGTTTGAACTGCTGTGGGATAAGGTGGCAGACCGCGTCCTGCCTGATGCCAGCGGTATTTCACGCTTCCCGGCTAACCGCCGTGATATCGCTGTTGTAGTGGCAGAAAATGTGCCGGCAGCAGATATTATCACCGAGTGTAAGAAAGTTGGCGTAAATCAGGTAGTTGGCGTAAACTTGTTTGACGTGTACCGTGGTAAGGGCGTAAATGATGGTTTTAAGAGCCTCGCTATCAGCCTGATTTTGCAAGATACCAGCCGGACACTCGAAGAAGAGGAGATTGCCGCTACCGTTGCAAAATGCGTAGAGGCACTGAAAGAGCGATTCCAAGCATCCTTGAGGGATTGA
- the rpmI gene encoding 50S ribosomal protein L35 — protein MPKIKTVRGAAKRFKKTAGGGFKRKHANLRHILTKKSTKRKRHLRPKGMVSKGDLGLVIACLPYA, from the coding sequence ATGCCAAAGATTAAAACTGTACGTGGCGCGGCCAAGCGCTTTAAGAAGACCGCCGGTGGCGGCTTCAAGCGTAAACACGCTAACCTGCGTCATATTCTGACTAAAAAATCTACTAAGCGTAAACGCCACCTGCGTCCTAAAGGTATGGTGTCTAAAGGCGATCTGGGTCTGGTTATTGCCTGCCTGCCGTACGCATAA
- a CDS encoding protein adenylyltransferase SelO, whose product MQFNNTWYQELSGFYTALEPAPLKNPRLLYHSAPLARELGLDEQLFGAEHVGFWSGEQLMNGMQPLAQVYSGHQFGVWAGQLGDGRGLLLGEQQLPDGRKFDWHLKGAGLTPYSRMGDGRAVLRSTLREFLASEAMHALGIATSRALTVVTSDEPVYRETSEPGAMLLRVAESHLRFGHFEHFYYLGQQDNVTRLADYAILHHWPQWHQEPDKYLLWFSDVVKRTARLIAGWQSAGFAHGVMNTDNMSILGLTLDYGPYGFLDDYQPGFICNHSDHQGRYSFENQPMIGLWNLNRLAHALSGLMSTEQLKQALALYEPELMRGWGEKMRARLGLLTAGKDDNNILTGLLSLMAKEGSDYTRTFRQLSSVEQQQSRSPLRDEFIDREAFDSWYNVYRQRLLQEERCDEERQRTMKQANPALVLRNYLAQQAIEHAEQDDISVLERLHQALLRPFDDAPEFADLTRRPPDWGKKLEVSCSS is encoded by the coding sequence ATGCAATTTAATAATACCTGGTATCAAGAGCTGAGTGGTTTCTATACCGCGCTTGAACCTGCGCCGTTAAAAAACCCTCGACTGCTGTATCACAGCGCGCCGCTGGCGCGTGAGCTTGGGCTGGATGAGCAACTGTTCGGCGCAGAACATGTCGGATTCTGGAGCGGCGAGCAGTTGATGAACGGCATGCAGCCGCTGGCGCAGGTTTACAGCGGGCATCAGTTTGGTGTCTGGGCCGGTCAGCTCGGCGACGGGCGCGGACTGCTGCTTGGTGAGCAGCAGCTGCCCGACGGGCGTAAATTTGACTGGCATCTGAAAGGGGCAGGGCTGACACCCTACTCTCGTATGGGAGATGGGCGGGCAGTATTGCGCTCCACGCTGCGGGAGTTTCTGGCTTCTGAAGCGATGCACGCGCTCGGTATTGCCACCTCGCGTGCTCTGACGGTGGTAACCAGTGATGAGCCGGTCTATCGTGAAACCAGCGAGCCTGGCGCGATGCTGCTGCGCGTGGCCGAAAGTCATCTGCGTTTTGGTCACTTTGAGCATTTCTACTACCTTGGGCAGCAGGACAATGTCACCCGGCTGGCGGACTACGCAATTCTGCACCACTGGCCGCAGTGGCATCAGGAGCCGGATAAATACCTGCTGTGGTTCAGCGATGTGGTGAAGCGCACCGCCCGGCTGATTGCTGGCTGGCAGAGCGCTGGCTTTGCCCACGGCGTTATGAACACCGACAATATGTCGATTCTCGGACTCACTCTGGACTACGGCCCTTACGGTTTCCTCGATGACTACCAGCCGGGCTTTATCTGTAATCACTCTGACCATCAGGGGCGTTACAGCTTCGAGAATCAGCCGATGATCGGACTGTGGAATCTTAATCGTCTGGCGCATGCGCTATCAGGATTAATGAGCACCGAGCAGTTAAAACAGGCGCTTGCACTGTATGAACCGGAACTGATGCGCGGCTGGGGCGAGAAAATGCGCGCCAGGCTGGGTCTGCTGACTGCCGGTAAAGACGACAATAATATTCTTACCGGCCTGCTGTCGCTGATGGCGAAAGAGGGCAGCGATTATACCCGGACATTCCGCCAGTTAAGCTCCGTTGAGCAACAGCAGTCACGCTCGCCGCTGCGAGATGAATTTATCGACCGTGAAGCGTTTGATAGCTGGTACAACGTCTATCGCCAGCGTCTGTTACAGGAAGAACGTTGCGATGAAGAGCGTCAGCGGACGATGAAACAGGCAAATCCGGCGCTGGTGCTGCGTAATTATCTGGCGCAGCAGGCGATTGAGCATGCGGAACAGGATGATATCAGCGTGCTGGAACGACTTCATCAGGCGCTGCTGAGGCCGTTCGACGATGCGCCAGAGTTTGCTGATCTGACGCGTCGTCCACCGGACTGGGGCAAAAAACTCGAAGTGAGCTGCTCCAGCTAA
- the ihfA gene encoding integration host factor subunit alpha, producing MALTKAEMSEYLFEKLGLSKRDAKELVELFFEEVRRALENGEQVKLSGFGNFDLRDKNQRPGRNPKTGEDIPITARRVVTFRPGQKLKSRVENASPKED from the coding sequence ATGGCGCTTACAAAAGCTGAAATGTCTGAATACCTGTTTGAGAAGCTTGGTCTTAGCAAACGGGATGCCAAAGAGCTGGTTGAACTGTTTTTTGAAGAAGTGCGTCGCGCTTTGGAGAATGGTGAACAGGTCAAACTGTCAGGATTTGGTAATTTCGACCTTCGCGACAAAAATCAACGTCCGGGGCGTAACCCTAAAACGGGTGAAGATATTCCCATTACGGCTCGCCGTGTTGTGACGTTCAGACCGGGTCAGAAACTCAAAAGCCGGGTTGAGAACGCTTCACCGAAAGAAGACTGA
- a CDS encoding NlpC/P60 family protein — MRYWLLLVVIILAGCSSRAPAPDGRLSDSIAVIAQLNDQLGQWRGAPYRYGGMSRRGVDCSGFVYLTFRDRFNMQLPRTTSAQTDIGTRIDKAQLLPGDLVFFKTGSGESGLHVGIYDTDNQFIHASTSQGVTRSSLDNVYWRKVFWQARRI, encoded by the coding sequence ATGCGTTACTGGCTTCTGCTTGTTGTTATTATTCTGGCCGGCTGTAGCAGCCGTGCACCTGCCCCGGACGGGCGTCTGTCGGACTCCATCGCCGTGATCGCTCAACTTAACGATCAGCTCGGTCAGTGGCGGGGCGCTCCTTACCGCTATGGTGGCATGAGCCGCCGTGGTGTTGACTGCTCAGGTTTTGTTTACCTTACCTTCCGCGATCGTTTTAATATGCAGCTACCGCGCACCACGTCTGCGCAGACTGATATTGGCACGCGCATCGACAAGGCACAGCTGCTGCCGGGCGATCTGGTCTTCTTCAAAACAGGCAGCGGTGAAAGTGGCCTGCACGTCGGGATTTACGATACTGATAATCAGTTTATCCATGCCTCAACCAGCCAGGGTGTGACCCGTTCGTCTCTGGATAATGTTTACTGGCGTAAAGTTTTTTGGCAGGCACGGCGAATTTAA
- the rplT gene encoding 50S ribosomal protein L20, protein MARVKRGVVARARHKKILKQAKGYYGARSRVYRVAFQAVIKAGQYAYRDRRQRKRQFRQLWIARINAAARTNGMSYSRFINGLRKASIEIDRKILADIAVFDKAVFAALVEKAKSALA, encoded by the coding sequence ATGGCTCGTGTAAAACGTGGTGTAGTTGCTCGCGCACGTCACAAGAAAATCTTAAAACAAGCTAAAGGCTACTACGGTGCACGTTCACGTGTATACCGTGTTGCTTTCCAGGCTGTTATCAAAGCTGGTCAGTATGCTTACCGTGACCGTCGTCAACGGAAGCGCCAGTTCCGTCAGCTGTGGATTGCGCGTATCAACGCCGCAGCCCGCACTAACGGTATGTCTTACAGCCGCTTCATCAATGGCCTGAGAAAGGCTTCGATCGAAATCGACCGTAAGATTCTGGCTGACATCGCAGTATTCGACAAAGCAGTATTTGCTGCTCTGGTAGAAAAAGCGAAATCAGCTCTGGCGTAA
- a CDS encoding EAL domain-containing protein codes for MNIFLEADYKTYTAFCPVYSPGGLLTSVEMLTHFTHASINVAMPQDILTPLLNDRQRVLLLQEQINIVEKHYEFFNDNDLKVAINIDQPLAETILGSEFILKKMCQLDCLELEISESFPDLTLGKNNNFLQALSEKFNLSLNNYGAGKATSKAVFDDLFYRIKLDKAFIQHNIKRLSFHPFISAILDHIKPHCQEIVVQGVDDMPGLQVVRDYAFDGIQSALFPTVNEDALTHLTVPPYQLRERMLQ; via the coding sequence ATGAATATCTTTCTGGAAGCTGATTATAAAACTTACACAGCATTCTGCCCGGTTTACAGCCCTGGCGGGCTGTTAACGTCCGTCGAAATGTTAACTCACTTCACCCATGCCAGTATCAATGTAGCAATGCCGCAGGACATTTTAACGCCGCTATTAAATGACAGACAGCGTGTCCTGTTGTTGCAGGAACAAATTAACATCGTCGAGAAGCATTACGAATTTTTTAACGATAACGACCTGAAAGTGGCGATTAATATTGATCAACCGCTGGCTGAGACTATCCTCGGTAGTGAGTTTATTCTGAAAAAGATGTGCCAGCTGGATTGCCTCGAACTTGAGATTAGTGAAAGCTTTCCTGATTTAACCTTAGGTAAAAATAATAATTTCTTGCAGGCATTGAGTGAGAAATTTAACTTAAGTCTGAATAATTATGGCGCTGGTAAGGCGACTTCAAAAGCAGTTTTTGACGATCTTTTCTATCGAATCAAACTGGATAAAGCATTTATTCAGCATAATATTAAGCGTTTATCCTTTCATCCCTTTATCAGCGCTATCCTTGATCATATCAAACCGCACTGCCAGGAGATTGTGGTGCAGGGTGTCGATGATATGCCGGGATTACAGGTGGTGCGTGACTATGCTTTTGATGGTATCCAAAGTGCTCTCTTCCCGACGGTCAATGAAGATGCGCTCACCCATCTGACCGTACCTCCCTATCAACTGCGGGAACGTATGTTGCAATAA
- the pheS gene encoding phenylalanine--tRNA ligase subunit alpha — protein MSHLADLVASAKAAIKDAQDVAALDNVRVEYLGKKGHLTLQMTSLRELPAEDRPAAGAVINEAKQQVQEALNAQKNALESAVMNARLAQETIDVSLPGRRIENGGLHPVTRTIDRIETFFGELGFSVETGPEIEDDYHNFDALNIPGHHPARADHDTFWFDATRLLRTQTSGVQIRTMQNQQPPIRIIAPGRVYRNDYDQTHTPMFHQMEGLIVDKNISFTNLKGTLHDFLNNFFEEDLQVRFRPSYFPFTEPSAEVDVMGKNGKWLEVLGCGMVHPNVLRNVGIDPEVYSGFAFGMGMERLTMLRYGVTDLRAFFENDLRFLKQFK, from the coding sequence ATGTCACATCTCGCAGACCTGGTAGCGAGCGCGAAAGCCGCTATCAAAGATGCTCAGGATGTCGCCGCGTTAGATAACGTACGCGTCGAATACCTGGGTAAAAAAGGGCATCTTACGCTCCAGATGACCTCCTTGCGTGAACTGCCTGCGGAAGATCGTCCGGCAGCGGGTGCGGTGATCAATGAAGCTAAACAGCAGGTACAGGAAGCGCTGAACGCGCAGAAAAATGCGCTTGAGTCTGCGGTAATGAATGCCCGCCTGGCACAAGAGACTATCGACGTTTCTTTGCCGGGTCGTCGTATTGAAAACGGTGGGCTGCATCCGGTAACGCGCACCATCGACCGTATCGAAACCTTCTTCGGTGAGCTTGGTTTTTCTGTGGAAACCGGCCCAGAAATTGAAGATGACTATCACAACTTCGATGCGCTGAATATTCCAGGCCACCATCCGGCCCGTGCCGATCACGATACCTTCTGGTTCGATGCCACGCGCCTGCTGCGTACGCAGACGTCTGGTGTGCAGATTCGCACCATGCAAAATCAGCAGCCGCCCATCCGTATTATTGCGCCGGGCCGCGTTTATCGTAACGATTATGACCAGACTCACACCCCAATGTTCCACCAGATGGAAGGGTTGATTGTTGATAAAAACATCAGCTTTACCAATCTTAAGGGAACGCTGCATGACTTCCTGAATAACTTCTTTGAAGAGGATTTACAGGTGCGTTTCCGCCCGTCTTATTTCCCCTTCACTGAACCTTCCGCTGAAGTTGATGTAATGGGCAAAAACGGCAAATGGCTGGAGGTTCTGGGCTGTGGCATGGTACATCCGAATGTGCTGCGTAATGTCGGGATTGACCCGGAAGTGTACTCAGGTTTCGCCTTTGGTATGGGAATGGAGCGTCTGACCATGCTGCGTTATGGCGTGACCGATCTGCGTGCCTTCTTCGAAAATGATTTACGTTTCCTCAAACAGTTTAAATAA
- the infC gene encoding translation initiation factor IF-3: MKGGKRVQPARPNRINREIRATEVRLTGVDGEQIGIVSLNEALEKAEEAGVDLVEISPNAEPPVCRIMDYGKFLYEKSKSSKEQKKKQKIIQVKEIKFRPGTDDGDYQVKLRNLIRFLEDGDKAKITLRFRGREMAHQQIGMEVLNRVRKDLCEDIDLAVVESFPTRIEGRQMIMVLAPKKKQ, encoded by the coding sequence ATTAAAGGCGGAAAACGAGTTCAACCGGCGCGTCCGAATCGCATAAATAGAGAAATTCGCGCCACTGAGGTTCGTCTGACTGGCGTCGATGGCGAACAGATTGGTATTGTCAGTCTGAATGAAGCTTTGGAAAAAGCTGAAGAAGCAGGAGTTGATCTTGTTGAGATCAGCCCCAACGCCGAGCCGCCCGTTTGTCGTATAATGGATTACGGCAAGTTCCTTTACGAAAAAAGCAAATCTTCTAAAGAACAGAAGAAGAAGCAAAAGATTATCCAGGTTAAGGAAATTAAATTCCGTCCTGGTACCGATGATGGCGACTATCAGGTAAAACTACGCAACCTGATTCGCTTTCTGGAAGATGGCGATAAAGCCAAGATCACACTGCGTTTCCGTGGTCGTGAGATGGCGCACCAACAGATCGGTATGGAAGTGCTTAACCGCGTCCGTAAAGATCTGTGTGAAGATATTGATCTGGCAGTTGTCGAATCCTTCCCAACAAGGATTGAAGGCCGTCAGATGATTATGGTGCTCGCTCCCAAGAAGAAACAGTAG
- the btuD gene encoding vitamin B12 ABC transporter ATP-binding protein BtuD: MLLRLTDVAVTGRLFPFSAQVTAGQIIHLVGPNGAGKSSLLMAIAGLLLTAGEVQFAGRALKDWPGIALARQRAYLAQQQSPPGQMPVWHYLLMHTQQQGEASHTTLLALAQALQLSDKLARPLTQLSGGEWQRVRLAAVILQVSQPEGSLLLLDEPLTGLDIAQQAAFDRLIPQLKAQGVTVIMSSHDLNHSLRYADQIWLMRPGQPALQGCPQQVLTPEHLNALYQVSFRLLEIEGQAMLTTLC; encoded by the coding sequence GTGCTGCTGAGATTAACAGACGTTGCTGTAACCGGACGCCTGTTTCCGTTCAGTGCGCAGGTGACGGCCGGGCAGATTATTCATCTGGTTGGCCCCAACGGTGCGGGTAAAAGCTCGCTGCTGATGGCGATAGCCGGATTACTGCTAACGGCAGGAGAAGTGCAGTTTGCCGGGCGAGCGCTGAAGGACTGGCCCGGTATTGCTCTCGCACGCCAGCGTGCTTATCTGGCGCAACAGCAGTCTCCCCCCGGGCAAATGCCGGTCTGGCACTATCTGCTGATGCATACACAGCAGCAGGGTGAGGCATCACATACCACGCTGCTGGCGCTGGCGCAGGCCTTACAGCTTAGTGATAAACTGGCACGGCCGCTGACGCAGCTTTCCGGTGGAGAGTGGCAGCGGGTACGTCTGGCGGCGGTCATCTTACAGGTTAGCCAGCCTGAGGGAAGTCTGCTGCTGCTGGATGAGCCGTTAACCGGGCTGGATATTGCCCAACAGGCAGCGTTTGACCGCCTGATCCCACAGCTGAAGGCGCAGGGCGTCACGGTGATCATGAGCAGCCATGACTTGAACCACTCCCTGCGTTATGCGGATCAAATCTGGCTGATGCGGCCAGGGCAGCCTGCATTGCAGGGTTGCCCGCAGCAGGTGCTGACGCCGGAGCATCTGAATGCGCTCTATCAGGTTTCATTCCGTCTGCTGGAAATTGAGGGACAGGCGATGCTGACAACACTGTGCTGA
- the pheM gene encoding pheST operon leader peptide PheM, producing the protein MKTAIFRFFFYFSA; encoded by the coding sequence ATGAAAACTGCTATTTTCCGTTTCTTTTTTTACTTTAGCGCCTGA
- a CDS encoding glutathione peroxidase → MSIFETELVTLDGDKTTLAQWQGDVLLVVNVASKCGLTPQYEALENLHKELHDKGLTVLGFPCNAFLEQEPGSEAEIKTFCSTTYGVTFPMFSKIEVNGPHRHPLYAQLVAAQPEAIAPEGSGFLERMTSKGRAPKQKGDILWNFEKFLIGRDGKVIGRFSPDMTPDDPQLVARIHQALA, encoded by the coding sequence ATGAGTATTTTCGAAACAGAACTGGTGACGCTCGACGGCGATAAAACTACCCTGGCCCAGTGGCAGGGGGATGTTCTGCTGGTGGTTAACGTGGCATCAAAATGTGGCCTGACACCGCAGTATGAGGCGCTGGAGAATCTGCACAAGGAGCTGCACGATAAGGGACTGACGGTACTGGGCTTCCCGTGTAACGCTTTCCTGGAGCAGGAACCGGGTAGCGAGGCAGAGATTAAAACCTTTTGCAGCACCACCTACGGCGTGACGTTCCCGATGTTCAGCAAAATAGAGGTAAATGGTCCGCACCGTCATCCTTTGTATGCGCAGCTGGTGGCGGCACAGCCTGAGGCTATTGCCCCGGAAGGCAGCGGTTTTCTGGAGCGCATGACCAGTAAAGGGCGTGCTCCGAAGCAAAAGGGCGATATTCTGTGGAACTTTGAAAAGTTCCTGATTGGCCGGGACGGTAAAGTGATAGGGCGCTTCTCGCCGGATATGACGCCGGATGACCCACAGTTAGTTGCCCGAATCCATCAGGCACTGGCGTAG